One stretch of Rhinatrema bivittatum chromosome 8, aRhiBiv1.1, whole genome shotgun sequence DNA includes these proteins:
- the LOC115098081 gene encoding 39S ribosomal protein L11, mitochondrial-like: MQRGIPISQFCKDFNEKTKEIKEGIPLPVKIFINPDRSYNLQINKPTVSYFLKSAAGIEKGASQTGHEVAGMVTLKQVYEIALVKSQDESFVLRDTPLENVVKSIIGSARSLGIKVVKDLSAEEYGRFLQEREEMKAAEAAAAEAAEITATGKKT; encoded by the exons ATGCAGAGGGGGATCCCCATCAGCCAGTTTTGTAAGGATTTCAATGAGAAAACCAAAGAAATCAAGGAAGGAATCCCACTGCCTGTAAAGATCTTCATTAAT CCGGATCGGTCATATAACCTGCAGATTAACAAGCCAACTGTTTCCTACTTCCTCAAATCAGCAGCTGGCATAGAGAAAGGAGCCAGCCAGACAG GGCATGAAGTGGCAGGAATGGTGACCCTAAAACAGGTGTACGAGATCGCCCTGGTGAAATCGCAGGATGAGAGCTTTGTGCTGCGGGACACGCCCCTGGAAAATGTGGTGAAAAGCATCATCGGCAGTGCCAGATCACTGGGCATAAAGGTGGTGAAGGA CCTGTCGGCGGAGGAATATGGGCGCTTTCTGCAGGAGCGAGAGGAGATGAAGGCGGCAGAGGCAGCAGCTGCAGAGGCTGCCGAAATAACAGCCACAGGGAAGAAAACGTGA